One genomic window of Erinaceus europaeus chromosome 7, mEriEur2.1, whole genome shotgun sequence includes the following:
- the CYSLTR2 gene encoding cysteinyl leukotriene receptor 2: MGPNGTFSNNSSNRNCTIENFKRDFYPTVYLIIFIWGILGNGFSIYVFLQPYKKSTPVNVFMLNLAISDLLFASTLPFRADYYLRGSNWIFGDLACRIMSYSMYVNMYSSIYFLTVLSVIRFLATVHPFRLLHVTSIRSAWVLCGAIWVLIMASSTVLLKSGSEQKGNTTLCLELNLKKIGKLQTMNYIALVVGFLLPFFTLSICYLLIIRALLKAEAPESGLRVSHRKARTTIIIALIIFLLCFLPYHVLRTLHLVVWKAGTCTDRLHKGVVITLSLAAANSCLNPLLYYFAGENFKERLRFALRKGHPQKTQCRLPVCVWLKKETPV, from the coding sequence ATGGGACCCAATGGCACCTTcagcaataacagcagcaacaggaACTGCACAATTGAAAATTTTAAGAGGGATTTCTACCCCACTGTGTACCTGATAATATTTATCTGGGGAATCCTGGGAAATGGCTTTTCCATATATGTTTTCCTGCAACCGTATAAGAAATCCACACCTGTGAATGTTTTCATGCTAAACCTGGCCATTTCAGACCTCCTATTCGCAAGCACACTGCCCTTCAGGGCTGACTATTACCTCAGAGGCTCCAACTGGATATTTGGGGACCTAGCCTGCAGAATTATGTCTTACTCCATGTATGTCAACATGTACAGCAGTATCTACTTCCTGACTGTGCTGAGTGTCATTCGATTCCTGGCAACTGTGCACCCCTTCCGGCTTCTCCATGTCACCAGCATCAGGAGTGCCTGGGTTCTCTGTGGGGCCATATGGGTCCTTATCATGGCCTCTTCAACAGTGCTCCTGAAGAGTGGCTCTGAGCAGAAAGGCAACACTACCTTGTGTTTAGAATTGAATCTCAAGAAAATTGGTAAACTGCAGACTATGAACTACATTGCCTTGGTGGTGGGCTTCCTGCTGCCCTTCTTCACACTCAGCATCTGTTACTTGCTGATCATTCGAGCTCTTTTGAAGGCCGAGGCTCCAGAATCAGGCCTGCGGGTATCTCATAGGAAGGCACGGACCACCATCATCATTGCCTTGATCATCTTCCTCCTGTGCTTCCTGCCCTATCATGTACTGAGAACCCTCCATTTGGTTGTATGGAAAGCGGGCACTTGCACAGACAGGCTGCATAAAGGTGTGGTCATCACACTGTCCTTGGCAGCAGCCAACAGCTGCCTCAACCCTCTGCTTTATTACTTTGCTGGGGAAAATTTTAAGGAACGATTAAGATTTGCACTAAGAAAAGGTCACCCACAAAAGACACAGTGCAGACTTCCTGTCTGTGTGTGGTTGAAAAAGGAAACACCAGTGTAA